CTGGTACAcgttttattactttttctctgTCCACATTAGTTCCCAGTTTTTATCACCTCagtaaattgaagtctagtctgCTAGTCTGTGTGGCAGTTCGTAGCAAATGAGGTAGAAAGAAGCTACAGCAACAGAAGAGATTGAGTAGGGGACCTTGGAATAGAGTGTGTGGTggtaggggaggggaagggggagggaaagaagggggatgacggaggaaggggagggagcagttTGTGACGGCAAAACCAGCCTTAGGCAAAGGGGTCTTCAAGAGACTgtcacaaagaaatgatgacaggAGACCTGattcctgcctctgtctcttctACACCTTCTACACAACTGGGTTTTCATTtcctgggctggagaggagggtaAGACTTGCCAGCGGAGCAGACGGGGTAacagggagccctgggctggtGTTAACATCGACAGCGACAGCTTGGACCAGGAAGGCACATGTGAAGTGGCTTCCAGAGACGGCTTCCGGTGAAGTGGAGGGACATTAAGGGGAGAATAAAACCCACCCAGGTGGTCTTCTCCAGCAGCATTTTGCCCAACCTCATCTTGTGTTTCAGGGTTTTTAACTTCAGTACAATTGTCATGAAGACAAAGAGCAGAACAGCTGCCTGGGTTGTTCAAACGGTTACTCAGACCGAAACCCTGCTCAGAAGCACACAAACATTCAATGTCAAACACACTCATCTGACTTATTAGTCATCCCGAAACCTCAAAGGCCAGTGCCAAGGGTTCTAGTGTGTTCTGTACCactatttttcctcttcttcacttATTGCTGCATCTCAAGAAAACTCAACCCAACGGCATCATTTGGTCAGTTGTTACCGCGAAAGGCATTCCCCCTGAGGATGGAGAGTGGTCAGCAGTGCACTCACCATTTTGCTCAAAGAGACCGCTGTGATGAGGAAGCTGTAAAAAAACAACCCCGAGCTGATTGATGCCAGGACCCAGAGGAGGAAGTCAGAATCCGGGCACGGCTCTGGATCTGTAGCAGAAAACAAAGCGGAGTGTCCCTGAGACTCCAGCTAAACTTTAGGGCCCTTCTTGCCCCGTgggtgagaaaaggaagaagtcagAGCTTCCAGACCTTGATGCCCACCCCTGAATAGAGTTGTGAGCCCCTAAGTAGGTCCTGGCTGTTGGGGTCCTTCCCCAGGAGGGTCAGATCGAAGGCCAAGGCCAAGTGTCATGCTCATTATCACTCCAGAGTGAGTGCCCCTGTCTGCCAGGAGGAAAAACATCTTCCCTGACTCAGTTTATTTTATAGTCAGAATGCCGTTTGTCTCTCCAACCACACTAAGCAGGATGCGAGAGAGCTCTTAAAGAGAATTCCCACAATCTTAAAAATGAATGACCTGAAATCAAGGAAcaaaactgctttcacacaaagaAGAGACAGCAATGCAGAAGACGCCAGTCAGCGATGCAGCTTTGCTCACCAATGACATAAATCTGGGTTCCGTTGCCCAGGCCCACGTAGTAGGGTGGCGGGTACATGAGCTCCACCTTGCAGATGTAGAGCCCGGTGTCCATGGCCCTCAGCCCTTGGATGGTGAGGTTCACTTTGTTTCCACTGGAGGTGCCAGTGCAGGTGGAATCATCCAGGAAAGTCAGCTCGTCCTCCACCATGTACGTGGCGGCACAGACTTCGGTCATCTGGCTGCCCGCCTGCCGCAGCACGGTCACCCGGACCTCGGCCTCTTTGCCTGAAGACCCATACTCACACTCAAAGCTGGCCACGCCTCGGCTGCTGGCCAGCACCACCGCGGGCTGGGCCACGTGCATGCCTAACACGGGAAAACCAAAGGGAGCTCTGTGAACCCGCGTTCGCCGACAGACACGTCCAGGCAAACCCTCAGGCCAGGAACAGTTGATCTCTGGTGCCCCCACTCCCGCCACCAGCTTCACCTGtcagcccttctctcctccctgccctgtcaACAAACCCATCACCatccccatcccttcccttctccacccaccccagcatCCCCTCCATCTCTCCACTGCCTTCCAGCTACTCTCCATATAGGTGCTTCCTTATTGGAAAACAGTTTCTTGAAGGCAGTTGGTTGTGGCAGGAAGGATATTGATGTAACAGACAGAAGGGCTGACTCTATCATGAGATATGTGACTTGGGGAAAGCCATGCCTCCCCTGTAGCCTTCATGCTTCCCTCACATGCAAAAGAGGGGGTTAGATCATATGCCATCGGAGTGCCTTCCAACTCTGGTATTCTGAGGCCATAACAGAACCGTAGGGCTATAACAAGTTATGGGGAAAACCTTGGAGGCTGAGGTATAGAATCTTGCCTGAGCCCCTCAAAGCGCACCTCAGAAAACTCTGCCTGCGTTTACCTGGCCCTGGACCTCTGTCACCCACGAAGAGCTAAGCCTTGGCTCACGgtgccagccccacctccccgtGTTATTACAGAGTGAGGGATGCTGCTTGACGAAGGAAGCCACAGAGTAGAGGGCACCGGGTCGTTTCCTCTCTAGGCTGAGGCAACCCTGCTGTTAACTTCTGTGGGCTTCCCCTGCCACTGCCATCACCTCTTCTgccaccctctctccttccttaaaCACCTTGTGtccctttgttcttttccctccaGCTTCTACAGGATAAGGGAGGCCAGCTCTCTATACAAAAGGGCTCACATCATATAAAATATGGTGGCCTCACTGACAAACTCCCCTCCTGTAACTAACTTGGCCCCTCTCTAGTCAATCAGTCATACAAGTGACACTCAAAACTTGGATTGAATCATGTCACTCATTCTCTTTGAACCCTTTCATGCCTTACATGTCACTGATTGCATCCGATCCCAACTTACCACCCCAGTCTGAGTGGACACCACTTTCCAGAATACCTCTTCCTGTGGATA
The genomic region above belongs to Camelus ferus isolate YT-003-E chromosome 5, BCGSAC_Cfer_1.0, whole genome shotgun sequence and contains:
- the CTLA4 gene encoding cytotoxic T-lymphocyte protein 4 isoform X1; the encoded protein is MVWFGFWSHGARLDLASGTWPCTALFSLLFIPVFSKGMHVAQPAVVLASSRGVASFECEYGSSGKEAEVRVTVLRQAGSQMTEVCAATYMVEDELTFLDDSTCTGTSSGNKVNLTIQGLRAMDTGLYICKVELMYPPPYYVGLGNGTQIYVIDPEPCPDSDFLLWVLASISSGLFFYSFLITAVSLSKMLKKRSPLTTGVYVKMPPTEPECEKQFQPYFIPIN
- the CTLA4 gene encoding cytotoxic T-lymphocyte protein 4 isoform X3, translating into MVWFGFWSHGARLDLASGTWPCTALFSLLFIPVFSKGMHVAQPAVVLASSRGVASFECEYGSSGKEAEVRVTVLRQAGSQMTEVCAATYMVEDELTFLDDSTCTGTSSGNKVNLTIQGLRAMDTGLYICKVELMYPPPYYVGLGNGTQIYVIAKEKKPSYYRGLCENAPNRARM
- the CTLA4 gene encoding cytotoxic T-lymphocyte protein 4 isoform X2; this translates as MESSWKAVERWRGCWGMHVAQPAVVLASSRGVASFECEYGSSGKEAEVRVTVLRQAGSQMTEVCAATYMVEDELTFLDDSTCTGTSSGNKVNLTIQGLRAMDTGLYICKVELMYPPPYYVGLGNGTQIYVIDPEPCPDSDFLLWVLASISSGLFFYSFLITAVSLSKMLKKRSPLTTGVYVKMPPTEPECEKQFQPYFIPIN